The DNA window ccgaatctcctacaaactgtccactctggtctacaagtgtctcaacgactctgctcccgagtaccttcaatcctccctggacctgtacacccagccctccgaccgtccccttcgttctgttgctgacccactccgcctacacatccctcgctcgaaactcgcatctgctggtcagcgtgcattcccctccgcgggcccctccgtctgaaactccctgccgcttgagcttcgccagagcccctctcttgacgcgttcaagagtaggttgaagactcagtttttcccgtagctggctgtgactttcatgttcgacgtgatgtgttgtgccccaaaagacattcttgtgctgtgctctgtgagaggtgttttctttgtgcttaatattattttgtttggacctagctattgatgtgtacattgttgtttaaacagttgtttgttgtatgtttatcagggtttgctagtgtgtgatagggttcgtgtccgtctgtagatgttagtttctttgttagtcctgtgttgacaactcttcgacaagcgcttagaactgtacccacggaatacgcgctataataagcttcctattgattgattgattgattgattgattgaaaatgttgttaaaattcttaatctttaaaaaaaagaagttaatATTGTTTGGAAGAAAGCATCCTTGTAACTTAAGCCAATATTTTGGTCTTTTTTGTCTTCAATATTTATTTAAGCTTTGTTCCTTGGTTATCCGTTTACTCAATCGCTTTACACTTTCTGCAGGTCTGTTCATAATGAACGCTGTGGTTGGTCGTCTGGGAATTAGAACGACAGCCCTGATTGGTGCGCTGCTCATGTCACTCAGCGGTATCTTGGCGTCAATGGTCAATGAGATGATGCCGCTCATTTGTCTGCAGGGATCACTGTTTGGTAAATGATTTCAGTTTAAAATGGCAGACTTCTgagattttgttgtttattgttttttaacGACCCTTCAACCAGTTTCGCTATTCGGGACCGATGCATACAGTAAACGGTGAGATAGTAGAACTGAGTTGGTCAGCTTTTTCGTTACTGATATTTGTAATGATAAATACGAACTCATTCATTTAACTACAGCAGCGATGGAAGCAAGCAGATTAGTATACATGTGTACACTTGCAAGGGTCACCAATTAAGAAAGTAGCACGAACAGGAACAGCAGCACACCCAGAAACCTACGTGTTCAACGTGCAGTTCACTATTTTAATCACGTCCCTCATTTGGTAAGCTTAAATCAATTAAGAAAGTTTAGGTTATCCGAAACACAGCggtaaaaaataaagaaaaatggcCGAGGAACGGAGCTGCACGAAGGTTTTGACGGTAACTGTATCAATTGTATgttattgcattgcattgcattgtcttgtattgaattgtatgactgtgtgtcaCCATGTCTGGGTCTcttgcattgtattgcattgcattgcattgcattgcattgcattgtattgtattgtattgtattgtattgtattgtattgttgcattacattgcattgcattgcattgtatagTATTGCATTGTACTGTAttttactgtactgtactgttatGTCCTGTACTATACTGTTATGTCCTGTACTGTActgcattgtattgcattgcattgcattacattgcattgcatacatgtgtgccCCGCCAGGTCTGGGCCACGCCATGCTGATCTCCCCGGGCGAGGTGCTGATTGGGTCCTACTTCCGCAAACGGCGCTCCCTGGCCCTGCCGCTGGCCAAGTGCGGGTCGAGTGTGGGCAACATGCTGATGCCGCCGCTCGTCACCTTCTTCCTGCAGCACTACGGGCTGAGCGGCGCGCTGCTACTGACTGGAGCCCTGGGCCTGCACTGCCTACCCGCCGCCATGCTGCTCAGGCCGGTAGCATCGTACCACAGGCACAGAGGGAAGAATGCACGTGCAATAAGTCGCCAAAAGCACATAGGTTCTGGTGAGGGCTTGGAAGCCACAGAATTACTAGTTCAGAACATTGAGAATTTTGAAGTAGAGTTTAAACCTTGCAAGTCAGGTGCTGGTGAAGCGATGTCAAGAGAACAGGATTTGGCAAGGACCTTTCATTCGTGTCAAGAACAGAGCGAAAGGGTCAAGGTCAGTGATGCGCCAGCCTCAAACAGCTATTGTGAAAGGGTTTCTATATCATCCCCGTCCCTCTCACGTTCTCTAGACGTCGCTGAATCACCAGATCATCTGACAGAAGATAGTTCGGGTTCAATCTTTCTAACGGTTTCGGATGTCACTGAGCAAGACCACACAGCACAGACAGGACATGAACATGATAGTTCAAGCTGCGTCGGACacaagaaagacagtaagagaGAAGATAAACACGAATACGAACAAACTGTAGCTGGCAGTTCAACCTGCACAGAAAAAGATAGCACAAGCATTAAGAGTGAAGGAAGACAAGAAACTGAACGGAATGCTGCTGGGAGTATAACATGCAAAGAAGACGATAGCGAAAGCAAAACAGAAGGCCATAACGAGACCCCTCACCCAGAAAACGACGCTGACGAAGAGACTGTGAGCGAAACACCCTCAGCATGTAGGCGCCTAGCGGCGTGTCTAGGGGCAGTGTTCTGCGTGCTGGACTTTTCCCTCTTCGCCTCCCCTCTCTTCCGCCTGCTGATGGCCTACTTCCTTCTCTTCCCCTGCATCAACATCATGATCATCTACCTCCCCGCCCTGGCCAGCGAGAAAGGACTGACGGAGTCCGATGCCGCTTTGCTCTTGACCATCATCGGAAGCCTGGACATCTTCAGCCGACTGTGCTGCGCCTTCATCGCCAACACACACAAGGTGAAGGTGTCTTGTGTACGGTGACAACGGCAAGCCTCTGGTCGCAAACCTACCAATGTTTGATCAAAATCATAGATTTGTATTATTGAGAAATCATATTCGGTTGAGAATCTCTTATGTTGTTTTGATCTTTGGAACATTGaaattatcattttttttatattctcTTTTGATATCTTTCTCagcctgcctgtctctctgtctgtctgtttgtcttctttttcttagtagtgGTTGGTGCGTACTCTTATGGTTTTTCGTAATGTTATGAAGGACATCGTCCGCTACTTTAAAATACCGGCCAAAAGAGCATATGTGTAAATTCATATTGTATGTAGTGCTTCTTTGTTCAATAAATGATTGAAAGCATTGTAAACCCTGAACGATAAAGCAACACCTGTTTAAACCCAGGTCAAGGGGACCAACACGACCaccgtttctttgttttatgcatGACTGATGATACTGTAAACACTGAACCATAAATCGACCCCCGTTTTAAACCCAGGTGAAGGTGTCCACCATGATCGCTGTCTCCTTCGTCATCCTGGGCGTGACGGCACAGTTCGTGcgcttgatgacgtcatggGCGCACCTGGCGACGCTGTCGGTGTTGCTGGGGATGCTGGCGGGGGTGGGCAACGTGCTGCTGCCGGTGCTGGTGGTGGGCTTTGTGGGGCTGGACGGGATGGGCAAGGCGCTGGGCTTCGTGCTGCTGGGCTGTGCTGCTGCTGCCGCCGCCATGTTCCCTCTGCTCGGTCTGTACacagggaggggtgtgtgtgtgtgtaggggggggggcggggagggagggagtgaagGGTGAGGGAAACGGATGAGAAAAGGAGGTATATTGTTGATATGTATTGGCCCATTATATTGTAAATCATATCCAAATTTCCGGTAAGCCATGATTACCTGTGAACAAGAATGTGATGAGGCGAAGACGGGACGAAATACTTCAGACTGAAGGGAAATTAGTTGTCCTGCTGGTATTCGGGGCAGGTTAAGGGTGAGGGGGTGAGGGGGTATCTGCTGAGGCATCTCAGTGTCTCATAGTTTCAGAAGCTTTCAATTTACAACTGAGCGTCTGCATCACTTATCTGATGGCCTGTGCCGCTGCTGTAGAGACCGATAGGGGAGGGGGTTGGTGAGAGGGAGatagaagtagagagagagagagagagagagagagagagagagagagagagagagagagagagagagagagagagagagagagcgagagagagagagagagaaagagagagagagagagagagagagagagcaatgaAGTAAGtcgctagagagagagagagagaaagagagagagaaagagagagagagagagagagagagagagagagagagagagagagagagagagagagagagcaatgaAGTAAGTCGCTAAAATATCACAAGCTTGAGTTTTCCATCTTTTATTTAGGTCTTATCCGGGACGCCACGGGGTCGTACAGCATGGTGTACCACGTGATCGGAAGTGGAGGAATCGTTGCTGCGGGCCTGCTGTGCTGTGAGAACTGGGTCAGACGTTTGGAGCACAGACAGCAAGACAAGCACAGCTAGCTAGCTCCGTGTGactgattgattggttgattgattgaatgataaACTTCTTCGTTCATTCTGGTCGTTGCAAAAGGAATTATCTTTGCATTCATTAGCATATTGAATCTGTCTGAGTAAATGTTGATAAGTGACAAGGTCAAACATTCAATAAATTCCTGCTCATATATAACTGTGGGGTGTTTTTAGGTTTGGTCCAACTTGCATAGGAATTTCTGGATAAAATCAGTATTCTGATTTTAGCCAGGTAGGTTAGAAAGAATCAGATTTCCAATCATATCTAGCTGATTTACAGGTGTCATTCAAGGGCTGGATATAATTAGAATGTTGATTCTATCCAGTGAACTTCTGGATAGAACTGGAATTCTGATCTCAGCCAGATGAAATTAGAATCAGTGTTAAATAATTGAGAGGAATGTCTTGGAGAATTCTGATGCAGAGTTTCATAATCATCTGTTGTGTTTTTggtaatcgctctacacacacacacacacacacacacacacacacacacacacacacacacacacacacagacgcgcgcGCTCACAGACtaaatataattttaaaaaaaagaaggaaaatccaTATCCCTGCATTCAGCATTACAACTGCCGCTTGTCTTCATCCCTTTTCAAaatgaggggggaggggggaggggggggggggggttgaaaggGGCAACACCTTTCCGCTAAGTACATTGACAAGAGAGTAAATCGCAGTTTCACCTCATAGGTTTGAGCAACACCGCCAGTCGATATATAACGCCCGAACGTCAGCCAGCAAACACTGTATGGCAGAAAGAATGGACAGTTTGACAGAATTTAACAAGTTTTCCTAATATAGCAACAATAAACCAATGTTACCCAGGCagccagacaaacacacacacactttaaagcATGCAATCATCCAAAGACGTGTGCAGACATGCATGCGGTTGCTATCTCTCTCGggcgttaacacacacacacacacgcatggacgcacgcacgtacgcacacacacgcacgcaccaagcacgcacgcacgcacgcacgcacatacaccatctGTCTCATATCggtctcacacatacacacgaatgAATTAACTCACACCCGCATGGACGCAGATGAGTAATAGTATACGTCACAGCAAACCCAGAACAAATCTGTTTTTCATATTTATTACATAAAAGTGATGACAAAGTCGGCGGTTTATCAAATGAAATTATCATCATAAACAACATTCCGCGCACTTCACTGCGTAACGCGGCAAACCCTTACAGTAGACGTCAAAGGTGCCATTCATACGTGCATATTACTTAACCAACAATTGTATATAAACATCCCCCTGCTATATGTTAGTTTGTCAAGAGACAGCAAAGCTGAAGTTCAAATCCTGAACAGCGCAGCTGCCCGATACAACATGATCAAGATGCTGCTGTTCGCAACTGTGGCTGTTGTCTTCATCATCAGTTTGGTTGACGGTTGGTAGCCTACTCTTTCTGACGAAATGCTTGTACACGGAAGGTTTAGATCCAAGGGTCTGAGTGGTGTTTCTGGTGTTGAAAGCCGTTAATACAATGAATTGCCCAAAATTTGATCGACTGCGAAATGATTGTGCCATTTTGTACACATCATCCATCTCGCCGTTTGAATTTGGAATTTCTCGTTGGTATTTGGTAACATTAATTAAAgactttagttttttttttttctagaaTAAAGACCGAAGAATAAGTTACTTTCTTTGTCGTgcaaaccatcatgtaaaccgtCGCAGGTCTGCCCAagctttttcatttcatttaaaaaaaaaataaaaataattcgCGCTCAACTTTCGTTAACAGACCCTGTATTCCacaaatgtaattcaacaacaaattcCACCCTGCACAAAACCTAGCCAGACCGGAGAGTttgggtatgtgtctaagtagaATCATGTTCTCATCATATCATATCTAAGCCTGGGAGGATCTATGCTGTATTGGTTTACACGAGGACGAAGGCATCTTTGAAACAAAGCCGACTGCTACTGAATGGTGTCCGCCTCCAGGCTAGATATATATTTAATTTGCTTgttggcttgtttgtttgttgattgtaGCTGTATTAACGATAAGTCTCAACAGCAACACTACACATGTATAAATCCAGGAACATTAGGGGCCCTTTAACGTATAATTCCTTTGTTATATTCTAAAAGTACATCTGTTTGAGGCGCAACCGATATGTTGTAAGAGTACTTGCTTCATCTGTTTGAGGGGCCACCGACATGTTGTAAGAGTACTTGCTTCATCTGTTTGAGGGGCAACCGACATGTTGTAAGAGTTCTTGCTTCATCTGTTTGAGGGGCCACCGACATGTTGTAAGAGTACTTGCTTCATCTGTTTGAGGGGCCACCGACATGTTGTAAGAGTTCTTGCTTCATCTGTTTGAGGGGACACCGACATGTTGTAAGAGTTCTTGCTTCATCTGTTTGAGGGGCCACCGATATGTTGTAAGAGTTCTTGCTTCATCTGTTTGAGGGGCCACCGACATGTTGTAAGAGTTCTTGCTTAATCTGTTTGAGGGGCCAGCCACCGACATGTTGTAAGAGTACTTGCTTCATCTGTTTGAGGGGCCACCGACATGTTGTAAGAGTTCTTGCTTCATCTGTTTGAGGGGCCACCGACATGTTGTAAGAGTTCTTGCTTAATCTGTTTGAGGGGCCAGCCACCGACATGTTGTAAGAGTACTTGCTTCATCTGTTTGAGGGGCCACCGACATGTTGTAAGAGTTCTTGCTTCATCTGTTTGAGGGGCCACCGACATGTTGTAAGAGTTCTTGCTTAATCTGTTTGAGGGGCCAGCCACCGACATGTTGTAAGAGTACTTGCTTCATCTGTTTGAGGGGCCACCGACATGTTGTAAGAGTTCTTGATTCATCTGTTTGAGGGACAACCAACACGTTGTAAGAGTTCTTGATTGATCTGTTTGAGGGGCAACCGACATGTTGTAAGAGTTCTTGATTCATCTGTTTCAGGGGAAACCGACATGTTGTAAGAGTTGTTGATTCATCTGTTTGAGGGGCAACCGACATGTTGTAAGAGTACTTGATTCATCTGTTTGAGGGGCAGCAGACATGTTGTAAGAGTACTTGCTTCATCTGTTTGAGGCGCAACCGACATGTTGTAAGAGTTCTTGATTCATCTGTTTCAGGAGGAACCTACATTTTCTAAACGTTCTTGATTCATCTGTTTCAGGAGCAACCGACATGTTCTGATGTACTTGATTCATCTGTTTCAGGAGCCAGCGACTCTTCCTGTCTGTTCCAGGCAGGGTATTGCACAACCAGCAGTGGATGCAGGAGTGGTTACTACTACCAGTACGGGCTGTGCTCCGGTGCTAAACGATGCTGCGTTCAAAGGGGAAGCGGTTCGTATTATTTGCAATTCTTTTAACAGATAATTCCATCTCCCGGGAACTTGCCCCTAATGGTtctaccgtgagggcgttaaacaacaCTTATCATCAGATAATTTCAGTATTTGCGTTGATTCGAAATTGCAAGTATTTTACAGATTTAAACGAGAATATCGCGGAAAATGATTCGCCTACCGGTGAAGTTCTACTGGTTTATACTGCGTCTGATAGTTGGATATTTTTGTCCTTGTAAATAGAAGCGATCACTACGTTATTACACGGTATAGTATGAGCAGCGGTTTTGAAAAAGAGAAGCGTCTGTTGGAAGACCACGTGTGAGACACGCCGCTCGCTAATGATTGGCCTACAATGTTACCCACCCCCCTTTCTTTGCAAAGAAAACCAACTTTTCACAGCCCATGAAAACTTTACAGTGTTGACATCCACATGGTCTCAAATATCAAATTCTGTATATTCACTGTGTCTTATAAGACGATTTCCACTGCAGCAATCGCGATATAAGAACTATCTTCGTCTATCCTTTAGTCTCTGTCTCCACTCCACATTTTTTCCCTTCTTCAAACATCCACATAGAGTCATGCGTGTATCCTGTATTCCAGAATGCGATGCCCAACGCACCAGCCGTAATAACCATCAACATAGAGTCATGCGTGTTTCCTGTATTCTAGAATGCGATGCCCAACGCACCAGCCGTAATAACCATCAACATAGAGTCATGCGTGTTTCCTGTATTCTAGAATGCGATGCCCAACTCACCAGCCGTAATAACCATCAACATAGAGTCATGCGTGTTTCCTGTATTCTAGAATGCGATGCCCAACGCACCAGCCGTAATAACCATCAACATAGAGTCATGCGTGTTTCCTGTATTCTAGAATGCGATGCCCAACGCACCAGCCGTAATAACCATCAACATAGAGTCATGCGTGTTTCCTGTATTCTAGAATGCGATGCCCAACGCACCAGCCGTAATAACCATCAACATAGAGTCATGCGTGTTTCCTGTATTCTAGAATGCGATGCCCAACGCACCAGCCGTAATAACCATCAACATAGAGTCATGCGTGTTTCCTGTATTCTAGAATGCGATGCCCAACGCACCAGCCGTAATAACCATCAACATAGAGTCATGCGTGTTT is part of the Littorina saxatilis isolate snail1 linkage group LG6, US_GU_Lsax_2.0, whole genome shotgun sequence genome and encodes:
- the LOC138969452 gene encoding uncharacterized protein; the encoded protein is MIKMLLFATVAVVFIISLVDGASDSSCLFQAGYCTTSSGCRSGYYYQYGLCSGAKRCCVQRGSGGDSHCTIRNGLCIPKSYGICTGKMAYYESGLCSGAADRQCCLLQYKD
- the LOC138969451 gene encoding monocarboxylate transporter 5-like, with amino-acid sequence MNLKQKNRNGNSDKSSGSAALFKMESQEEDVLDEKDGSENDGVPYDRGWAWVVMTACFVNYVVLACYFKSLSIFYVALLDKYQAPAAETALIFSIRDGVFSVSSLFIMNAVVGRLGIRTTALIGALLMSLSGILASMVNEMMPLICLQGSLFGLGHAMLISPGEVLIGSYFRKRRSLALPLAKCGSSVGNMLMPPLVTFFLQHYGLSGALLLTGALGLHCLPAAMLLRPVASYHRHRGKNARAISRQKHIGSGEGLEATELLVQNIENFEVEFKPCKSGAGEAMSREQDLARTFHSCQEQSERVKVSDAPASNSYCERVSISSPSLSRSLDVAESPDHLTEDSSGSIFLTVSDVTEQDHTAQTGHEHDSSSCVGHKKDSKREDKHEYEQTVAGSSTCTEKDSTSIKSEGRQETERNAAGSITCKEDDSESKTEGHNETPHPENDADEETVSETPSACRRLAACLGAVFCVLDFSLFASPLFRLLMAYFLLFPCINIMIIYLPALASEKGLTESDAALLLTIIGSLDIFSRLCCAFIANTHKVKVSTMIAVSFVILGVTAQFVRLMTSWAHLATLSVLLGMLAGVGNVLLPVLVVGFVGLDGMGKALGFVLLGCAAAAAAMFPLLGLIRDATGSYSMVYHVIGSGGIVAAGLLCCENWVRRLEHRQQDKHS